A stretch of the Glycine soja cultivar W05 chromosome 13, ASM419377v2, whole genome shotgun sequence genome encodes the following:
- the LOC114381398 gene encoding pentatricopeptide repeat-containing protein At4g21065-like: MSPKEAAFWKAQQSVLTLFKQCSSMKHLKEMHARVVQSGFGKTPLVVGKIIEFCAVSGQGDMNYALRVFDRIDKPDAFMWNTMIRGFGKTHQPYMAIHLYRRMQGNGDVPADTFTFSFVLKIIAGLECSLKFGKQLHCTILKLGLDSHTYVRNSLMHMYGMVKDIETAHHLFEEIPNADLVAWNSIIDCHVHCRNYKQALHLFRRMLQSGVQPDDATLGVTLSACGAIGALDFGRRIHSSLIQQHAKLGESTSVSNSLIDMYAKCGAVEEAYHVFSGMKGKNVISWNVMILGLASHGNGEEALTLFAKMLQQNVERPNDVTFLGVLSACSHGGLVDESRRCIDIMGRDYNIQPTIKHYGCVVDLLGRAGLVEDAYNLIKNMPIECNAVVWRTLLAACRLQGHVELGEKVRKHLLELEPDHSSDYVLLANMYASAGQWNEMSEERRSMQQRRVQKPLPGNSFIGIPELTFEIETVETLL, translated from the coding sequence ATGAGCCCCAAAGAAGCAGCGTTTTGGAAGGCCCAACAAAGTGTTTTGACCCTTTTCAAGCAGTGTTCGAGCATGAAGCATTTGAAGGAGATGCACGCTCGTGTAGTCCAGAGTGGGTTCGGCAAGACCCCGCTTGTGGTGGGAAAGATCATTGAGTTTTGCGCGGTTTCGGGGCAGGGAGACATGAATTACGCTCTGAGGGTTTTTGACAGAATCGATAAACCCGATGCGTTTATGTGGAACACCATGATCAGGGGATTTGGGAAGACTCACCAACCATATATGGCCATTCATTTGTACAGGAGAATGCAGGGAAATGGTGACGTGCCAGCTGACACTTTCACGTTCTCTTTCGTGCTTAAAATCATTGCTGGATTGGAATGTTCACTTAAATTTGGAAAGCAACTGCATTGCACCATCCTTAAACTCGGACTCGATTCTCATACTTACGTAAGAAACTCTCTGATGCACATGTATGGAATGGTGAAGGACATAGAAACTGCACACCACCTGTTCGAGGAAATCCCAAATGCAGATTTAGTGGCTTGGAACTCTATCATAGACTGTCATGTGCATTGTCGAAACTATAAACAAGCTCTCCATCTGTTTCGCAGAATGCTGCAGAGTGGAGTGCAGCCAGACGATGCCACTCTGGGTGTGACCCTCTCAGCATGTGGTGCAATAGGAGCCCTGGACTTTGGGAGGCGAATTCATTCTTCTCTCATACAACAACATGCCAAGCTTGGCGAGAGTACATCTGTCTCTAATTCCCTAATTGACATGTATGCAAAGTGTGGAGCAGTGGAAGAAGCGTACCATGTGTTTAGCGGTATGAAAGGGAAGAATGTGATTTCGTGGAATGTCATGATTCTTGGGCTTGCATCGCACGGTAATGGAGAAGAGGCGTTAACACTTTTCGCGAAGATGTTACAACAGAATGTGGAGAGACCGAATGATGTTACGTTCTTGGGGGTGTTAAGTGCTTGTAGCCATGGAGGATTGGTTGATGAAAGTAGACGATGTATTGATATTATGGGCAGGGACTATAACATCCAACCCACAATAAAGCACTATGGGTGCGTGGTGGACCTTTTGGGTCGAGCTGGTTTAGTTGAGGATGCATACAATTTGATAAAGAACATGCCAATAGAGTGCAATGCAGTTGTATGGAGGACTTTGTTAGCTGCGTGTCGACTTCAAGGACACGTCGAACTTGGTGAGAAGGTAAGGAAACATCTGTTGGAATTAGAACCGGACCATAGCAGTGATTATGTTCTTCTAGCAAACATGTATGCAAGTGCCGGTCAATGGAATGAAATGAGCGAAGAAAGAAGATCAATGCAGCAAAGGAGAGTTCAGAAACCATTGCCTGGAAATAGCTTCATCGGCATTCCTGAATTGACATTTGAGATAGAGACTGTTGAAACATTGTTGTGA